The Pantoea cypripedii genomic sequence TGCCTGCGCACGCAGGGTACGAATGTTATTTAGCGCCTTAAGTGAATCACTCATGGAAATCTCCAAACGGTGTCGTTGAACGAGTAAAGTATGACTAATCTAAGATTTAAAATAAGTCTGTGAAATGAGTATATACTCACACGCCACTGTGTAAAAGGGGAAACTTAACGCTGACTATAAAAATAATGACATCAGGTGTTATTTTTGGGAGGCAACGAGGGTTTTTTCCATCAATGTTGTCATCACCATGATGAATTATTTACTTTACTCAGAAACTTGCCGGGGGTATCGGCACAATTCTTAATTTATCCTTACGATTTTCTACCAGGTTCCAAATTCGATCACGTAATTGAAAATACATCTTTCCTTTAGGATGAGTTGAACTATAGTTCAGTTCGGCAGCATATTGACGATAATTTCAGGCCGGTTTTGTGCTCGCCTTCTTAACTTGCCGTGTCGATAAGTTGATGGGGCAGGTTATTACGCCCGCCCCGCCAGCGCGCAAATAAAATGCAGAACAGTGGAATTATGATGCTGGAGGATAACCTGACGGAGTTATAGCAATAACGGACGTTGCCCCTTTTTCGTCGGTTATCAGCATCGGGAAAACGCCTAAAACTCAACAAATTCACTACAAACCATTTACATTGCAGGCAAGTTGTACTTCACTAACTCTCAACGGAATAACCATGAATTACAAGGAGATGTTGCGGAGATGACGCAATCCTTAACAGACAAAACCGGGCATCTGGCATGGTGCGCCCTCATCGCACTTCAGCTGGCGAAACATGATGGGCTGGTCAGTTCTGAATCCCAGGAAAATATTTTCCTGACGCGCTGGCTGGCTACCGCGCTGAAACAACATCGCTTTCCCCGGGAAGTCGCCAGTGATATTCAGTGGTTGTTGAAACAGGGCAGGGCTTTTGGGCCCGCAGCCAAACTGCGGAGCAAACTCGATTATCTGTGGCGCTCATGTACGGGCGAACTGGCCCAGCAGAACGATCTGTTTCGTTTGACCTACGCCATTGAAACCGCCAAACAAATGCAATGGGTCTATCGGGT encodes the following:
- a CDS encoding DUF2913 family protein encodes the protein MTQSLTDKTGHLAWCALIALQLAKHDGLVSSESQENIFLTRWLATALKQHRFPREVASDIQWLLKQGRAFGPAAKLRSKLDYLWRSCTGELAQQNDLFRLTYAIETAKQMQWVYRVLSDREWSGRNTVVTNGELDAIYLSRSGLDVSFDADGGQIAPLMARLTGNVAGLEKILHRSGWRSEVCQETQTPFLFQLMTHS